Genomic DNA from Acuticoccus sp. MNP-M23:
GCAACGTCACCCATCAGCTCGGAGATTTTCCCGCGCCCGAACAGGAGCACCAGGATCACACCGATGATGAGGATCTGCCAAACACTGATACCCATTGGTCTTTCCTCTCTTGGCCCCCTGCGGGGCCGCGCCTTGACCGCATTGCGGCGCGTGTTTCACATCCGGGCTGATTAAAAGCCCCATATTCTCCGTATAGCGAACTCGCGCCGGTCTTGCCTATGCCTATTGTTGCCTCGGCAAAATGATCGCCTGACGTAAATCAGGCACAACGCGCACTTTTTCACCATGCGGCATGGCGTAGGGGTCGGCGCGCAGCACCACTTCGGCCTCGCCGACATGGCCGGTGATTTCCACATGCGTGCCGAAAAAGCGCCGCCGCATGACCTGAACCTCGACGCCTGCGCCGCGCTCATGGGGAAACACTTGTAGCGCTTCGGGCCGGAAAGCAATCGTCAGCTTCTCTCCGTCGCGTTCGGGCGACACCGGGACGCGGCCGATGGCGGTTTCGATCATGCAGTTTTGCGCCCGGCCCGAGAACACGTTCACGTGAGAAAAGACCCGCGCGGCCTCCAGATCCACCGGCCAGCGCCAGATATCCTCCGGCGTTGCCACCTGCACGATCCGCCCCTCGCGCATCAGCGCGATGCGGCTGGCCATGGCCAGCGCCTCCTCCGGATCGTGGGTGACGATCACCGCAGTGGCTTCGCGGCTTTTCAGGTGCGACAGCGTGTCCTCGCGCACCGTGTCGCGGAGAGACCGGTCGAGCCCCGAAAAAGGCTCGTCGAACAGCACCACCTTCGGTGCCGGCAGAAGCGCCCGCGCAAGCGCCACCCGCTGTTGTTCGCCGCCTGAAAGCTGGTGTGGATAGGCGCGCTCATAGCCGGCCAGGCCAACGCTCTTCAGCGCTGCCGACGCCTCCGTCCGCGCCCCCTTGCCCCGCTTGCCGTAGCCCACATTATCGGCAATGCGCATGTGCGGAAACAGCGCCAGATCCTGAAAGACGAGGCCCAGGGGGCGGGTTTCGGCCGGCTCGAAGCGGTTGTCGTCCGCCACCACCGTACCCGAGACGCGGACCGTCCCGCTCGACTGGCGCGAAATGCCCGCCGCAATGCGCAGAAGGCTCGTCTTGCCGCAACCGGAGGGGCCGAGCAGGCACACGATCTCGCGCTGGCGCACGTCCAGCGTGATCCCGTGGAGGATCTTGTGGCCGCCGGCCTCGAACGTGATGCCCTCCAGAGAAAGCGGTGCGTCCGGCTGCGGTTTGTCAGCGGTCCTGATTGTCAGTCTCCCCGTCGCCGTCCTTCGCTGTGTCGCCGGTCCGGTCAAGTTCGCCGTCATCGTACAGCGGGGCTTCGTCATCCAGCGGGTCTTCGTCGGCGTCCAGCGCGTCATCGTCGCGGGGCTGCGGCATGGCAAAGTTGGAAGGGGGTGTCCCTTCGAGAAGGCCTGAGCCGCGCAGATCGTCGAGGCCCGGCAGGTCCGCGATGGATGCCAGCGTGAAATGGTTGAGAAATTCCGGCGTGGTGCCGAAAGTGACCGGGCGGCCCGGCACCCTGCGGCGCCCGCGCAAACGCACCCACCCGGTTTCCAGAAGGATGTCGAGGGTGCCCTTGGCCACCGCAACGCCTCGGATCTCCTCGATCTCGGCCCGTGTGACAGGCTGGTGGTAGGCGATGATGGCCAGGGTTTCGAGCGCGGCCTGGCTGAGGCGGCGTGTCGCCTCACGCTCGGCCGTCATCAGCGCGGCAAGATCAGGCGCGGTGCGGAACGCCCACCCGTCGGCCACCTCCACCAGATTGACGCCGCGGTTGGCGTAGACCGTCTGCAACTGCTTCAGGCGGGCCGCAACGTCGGTCTCTTCGGGCAGGCGCGAGGCGAGCGTCGCCTCCGACAGTGGAATGGACGCGGCAAACAGAACCGCCTCCAGCCGCCTGAGCGCCTCGCCTTCTGCCGGATCGCCTGCAAAAAGTGCAATGGCCTCAGCCATCCGGATTTCCCCTGATATAAAGCGGCGCGAAGGGTGCGGACTGGCGCACGCTGATCCGCCCCTCGCGCGCCATTTCCAGCGCGGCACCAAAGGCGCTGGCGGTCAGCGCGCGGCGGTCTTCGGAACGCGGCATCGCCGAAATCACCAGCGACAGCGGCATCCACTCCGACTGCGGGCCAATCAGCCGCTCCATGATCCGCCGCGCATCCACCAGCGAAAAAACGGGACGCTTTTCCATGGTCATGGTGCGCACGATTTCCTGCTGGCGGACGCTGCCATAGGCCGACAGGAGGTCAAACAGCGAGGCATTCCATACAGTCTCGGTCTGCACGGCGACGCGCTCCGGCATGCCGCGCGCAAAAATGTCCTCGCCGAGATGAGGCCGCTTCATCAGCCCCGCCGCGGCGATCCGCATGGCTTCCAGCCTTCGCAGGCGGAAGGCAAGGTCCTCGGCGAGCTCCTCGCCGGTCTCCGCGTCCTTGTCGTCGGCGGGGGCAATCAGGCGGCTCTTCAGCCAGGCAAGCCATGCCGCCATCACCAGAAAATCCGCCGCCAGCTCGATCCTGAGCGCCTTCGCACGCTCCACGAACGCCAGATATTGCTCGGCCAGCGGCAGGATCTGGATTTTCATGAGATCGATCTTCTCGTGCCGCGCAAGCGCCAGCAGCAGGTCGAGCGGCCCCTCGAAGCCGTTCACGTCGACGATCAGCTGTTCATCCGGCGTCTTGGCTTCGCGGGGGGCATCCTCGAACGGATCGACTTCGCTCATGCAGCAGCCCCCACCAGCGCCTCGAATTCGCGGCGAAGGGCAGCCACATCGTCTGCCGGGAGCGGGCGGCGGGCCTCGTCGACACGCACGACCCGGCGTGCGGCCTCGGCCGAGATCGGCGGCAGAGCGCTTGCAATGCGCTCCATCTCGTCCATCCGCCCGTTGCAATGGAGCACGCAGTCACACCCGGCCGAGAGCGCTGCCGCGGCATTGTCCGCAATGGAGCCGCCAAGGGCACCCATCGAGATGTCGTCGGTCATCAACAGGCCGTCGAAGCCGATATCCTCGCGGATGAGGCGGATCACGGATGGCGAGAGCGTGGCCGGGGCGGCCGGATCAAGCGCGGTGTAAAGAACGTGCGCGCTCATGGCCATCGGCAGGTGGGACAGGGCGCGGAACGGCGCGAAATCGGCCTGAAGCGCGGCCCGGTCGGCATCCACGCGCGGCAGCGCAACGTGGCTGTCGACACCGGCGCGGCCGTGACCTGGAATATGCTTCAGAACCGGCAGCGCGCCCGCGGCAAGGACGCCCTCGGCAGCGGCCCCGGCGAGCGCGGCGACAACGTCCGGCGCCGTGCCGTAGGCGCGATCGCCGATAATGTCATGGGCGCCGGGCACCGGCACGTCGGCCACCGGCAGGCACGGGGCATTGAGGCCGAGCGGCAGGAGATCGGCCGAAATGAGGCGACCGGCCAGCCACGCCGCGCGCAAGCCCGCCGCAGCGTCGCGCAGATATAGCGCGCCAATCACGGCACCCGCCGGGTAGCGCGGTGCCAGCGGCGGCCGGATCCGCTGCACCCGCCCGCCTTCCTGGTCGACGAACACGAGACCGGCACCGGACGCGGCAACAGCGTCCGCCACAAGCTGCGTCACCTGCGGGCCGGTTTCGATGTTGCGGGCAAACAGGATCAGCCCCAGCGGACGCACGCTGGAAAGATAGTCCGCTTCACGGGCCGTGAGGCGCGTGCCGGAGAGGCCGACGATGAGTGGCGCCATGCCGATCAGTTTCGCCCGATGAAGCAGTCCGCCCCGGCGGATTTCAGCCGCTGGCACAGGGCCGCCGCCTCCCCGCGCGAGTTAGCGGCAAGGCGAACGCGGAAGAAACGCCCGCGGCCCGGAAGGTCCGCCGCCATGATGATCGGCTGAACCGACCCGAGGATCGACGGGAAGCGGTTCTGGAGGTTGCGATAGGACGTCATCGCATCCGCTTCGGTACGCTGCGAGGACACCTGGACGCCCCATGGCGCGGACGGATCGGCCGCCGCGACAGCGGGCGCAGGGGCCGCGGGCGCTGCACTACGCTGGCTGGCAAGATCCACCGGGCCGCCAGTGGTGCTGGCAGACGCTGTGCGGCTGCGCACTGGTGGGGTCGGCCGCGGCGCGGGGATGACACTTTCCCCCTGCCCGGCGGGCGCAAGCGTTTCGGTCTCTTCCGGCAGGGCCTGGTCCGCGAACGGCTCTTCCTCGTCGGTGGGTGCATCGCTGAACCCGGTCGTGGTGCCCGTGGCCGGGTCTGCTGA
This window encodes:
- a CDS encoding ABC transporter ATP-binding protein is translated as MTANLTGPATQRRTATGRLTIRTADKPQPDAPLSLEGITFEAGGHKILHGITLDVRQREIVCLLGPSGCGKTSLLRIAAGISRQSSGTVRVSGTVVADDNRFEPAETRPLGLVFQDLALFPHMRIADNVGYGKRGKGARTEASAALKSVGLAGYERAYPHQLSGGEQQRVALARALLPAPKVVLFDEPFSGLDRSLRDTVREDTLSHLKSREATAVIVTHDPEEALAMASRIALMREGRIVQVATPEDIWRWPVDLEAARVFSHVNVFSGRAQNCMIETAIGRVPVSPERDGEKLTIAFRPEALQVFPHERGAGVEVQVMRRRFFGTHVEITGHVGEAEVVLRADPYAMPHGEKVRVVPDLRQAIILPRQQ
- the scpB gene encoding SMC-Scp complex subunit ScpB, coding for MAEAIALFAGDPAEGEALRRLEAVLFAASIPLSEATLASRLPEETDVAARLKQLQTVYANRGVNLVEVADGWAFRTAPDLAALMTAEREATRRLSQAALETLAIIAYHQPVTRAEIEEIRGVAVAKGTLDILLETGWVRLRGRRRVPGRPVTFGTTPEFLNHFTLASIADLPGLDDLRGSGLLEGTPPSNFAMPQPRDDDALDADEDPLDDEAPLYDDGELDRTGDTAKDGDGETDNQDR
- a CDS encoding ScpA family protein yields the protein MSEVDPFEDAPREAKTPDEQLIVDVNGFEGPLDLLLALARHEKIDLMKIQILPLAEQYLAFVERAKALRIELAADFLVMAAWLAWLKSRLIAPADDKDAETGEELAEDLAFRLRRLEAMRIAAAGLMKRPHLGEDIFARGMPERVAVQTETVWNASLFDLLSAYGSVRQQEIVRTMTMEKRPVFSLVDARRIMERLIGPQSEWMPLSLVISAMPRSEDRRALTASAFGAALEMAREGRISVRQSAPFAPLYIRGNPDG
- the nagZ gene encoding beta-N-acetylhexosaminidase; protein product: MAPLIVGLSGTRLTAREADYLSSVRPLGLILFARNIETGPQVTQLVADAVAASGAGLVFVDQEGGRVQRIRPPLAPRYPAGAVIGALYLRDAAAGLRAAWLAGRLISADLLPLGLNAPCLPVADVPVPGAHDIIGDRAYGTAPDVVAALAGAAAEGVLAAGALPVLKHIPGHGRAGVDSHVALPRVDADRAALQADFAPFRALSHLPMAMSAHVLYTALDPAAPATLSPSVIRLIREDIGFDGLLMTDDISMGALGGSIADNAAAALSAGCDCVLHCNGRMDEMERIASALPPISAEAARRVVRVDEARRPLPADDVAALRREFEALVGAAA